The sequence below is a genomic window from Hippocampus zosterae strain Florida chromosome 7, ASM2543408v3, whole genome shotgun sequence.
TACATCTTGCTTCTTACTTAGGCATTCGTTTGACATATTCATTTCTCTGTTTGACAACCATATGCCCGTTTTTCTACCTACTACGATTAGCTAACGTAATTCCATGAAATTAGCACAATACCAATATGAAACAGACACTACATCAAAAATATAGCGTAAATGTATACGCACATCATTCTTTTAGGAACAAATCATATTCTTCCCTTCGTTGTAGGGACCCTGTTTGATGCTCACCAATATGGCCATTCGTTAGAtgacacacagaaaaacaaGGTGGCCGTGACCGAGTTTGCTGGATTCAGACCTCCTAAAATGTTGTCCGGGAGTACGTGGGAGAAGCTCTGCTCTaagttattgtaaagtgtccttgggtgtcttgaaaggaaataaaatgtattattattattataagttgACAGGATGTGAACCAAgaacgataagataagatatcctttatttgtcccacactggggaaatttacagcctccagcagcaagaatgaaggtagaaagaagaaaaaacaaacaaacaccgttcaattaagtccAATATAAATACagaatggataaatcacagagctatttacaattgtttttcacatcatttaattattattattattattattgttgttatttttattcagcagcctgacggcaataggtaggaacgagcgtcggtatctctccttcttgatgAGAGCCTACATGCCAAGACGGCCGGCCGGCCGAGGTCAACTTCCATTCCCCTTGGGGGCAAGACTTGGTGTCAAGAAATCTATCAATTGTGGAGGCTGCATTTAAATATCGCTCATGTTCATGAAAAAAAGGAGAATCATGTCGTCTGCCAGTCATTTTGCACCAAGCTCTTGAAGTTATcacttatatattttatatgtttagCTTAAAACTTTGTATCATAGACAGGTcgacttaaaacaaagaatgtagtgtaaAGTTGGGGTCCTATTTCTCCTTGAGTGTTTTCTTTTGCGTCTCCCACCTCGGGAAAgttcctgaaggctgtcaagctCCCTTGGGGAGGAACTCTTATCTCGATGCAGATgtggtctgtactttgtcaaaatgccacggtccaactttgcttgactttcttcgTCTCTGATTTTTACATAATGTGAAgaactgcccgcccctaattaatataattaacatactacGCCTATGTATACGTGTGACTGGAGTTGCTCGgtgcttcctgatgaaatctgagactcacaggagcccgaatcgattcgtgttgtttCACACTTGTGCCCTTGAACGTTCAGTAAAACATCTTGCAAGAACTTCTCCATTTCCAGCCTCTGATATTTGCACATCAACTCAGCCCGAATCAAACGAACACGCGGAGGGCCTGGGGAAGTGGAGAACGGTGAAGGGATCCCGCCGTGTCCACAACAAcactgtggagggggggggggggggtaaatcctGAGTGATTTCCTTCCTTGAAGCCAAATGAATCGGCATGGAGTAAATTGTGGCAAGGGTATTATTGTGGGCTTTACATCCGGCCCTAATCCTGATGTCAGTATATAACCTACAACGGAGGCCACTTTCTCACTCGTCATAATAAATATCGGCGTTATCTCTTGTTTTTACAGCCCACTCCTCGCAGCTGGCCAGGCCTTGAGTCCAGATCTGAACAGCACGCAACACGGAACACAAAGAAGTATAGTTCTCCAAATAATGAAAACGTGTGTGGAAGCCCCCTTTTATCGCTGACTTATCACCCGGTGTTTCTTCGCAGGCATGTCCAGTGAGCTGTTTGATTCACTGAAAGTGTACCTGAACAACAGCCAACGATTGCAGCCCATAATTGGTACAAACAAACATCCTTTATTGTTAGCTTTGAATCCTACGATGACGGTGTTGACTTACTGTCACGTCCCTGCAGGTCTGCGCAGCATCACAGAATGCGTGAAAGCGGGCTTGCGTGGGGGTGGCGAAGCTGTGTACCTCTGCGAGGTGTGCACGTCTCGCTTGAGCAAATGTGACATCCGCAACCACATCATGGGCAGCCTCCATCGATATAATTACACCGTGAGTAGCCCGGTACCCCCGCCCCGCTTTTCACAGTGCCGGGTTTCCTTGTGTGAAAGGCAGAAATGCGAAGGCCAAAGGTACAAGTCAACGGCTGTGTCCACAAAATCAGTGGCTCGGAGTTGTATCAGTTTCATGATTTGCTGTTTCACACGGAACCGAGTAGGGTGTTACATTCCTGTGACTGTGTGTACTTTCACACAGAGAAGCAACGTCAAAATTGTCTGAGAAAGGCCTTTTTACCAAAACAAGGTGGGAGAAGTGACTATTACGGTGAAAGTTCAGGATTTTGCGCTATCTTCCTTCAGCTTGCCAGCTGCCTTTAGAACTGCgtcggaagatttttttttttaaattgcccgGTGGACTTTGTCCCCACACGCTCACATTCCGCGTCAAGTCCTTCCCCCACTTTTTAAGTTGGTCCCTTTCACACACAATAGATTTAAAAATCACTGTTTGTAATTCCCTCTCCAATCAAAAATCCTAATCCTAAACAACTAACTAGCTACTCTGTGGATCGCTAGTTAGCATAACATGTATGGTGCTTTGGTGTTTACTGAACAGAAATTCTGGTACCCCAACCTGCTTTCGAACGTGAAGGAGAGTGGCAATGACATGTCTCTGCTGGCCCGGCCTCTGATGGACATCGCCAGGGTGCTGGAGGACAAGGAGGGACCCGGGGACATCAAGGTCTCTCTCAATACAAAAACTTTAGCATTAACATCGGCGGCTAAAGGAAGAAGTTATTTGCTTCCAAGATGCTCCAAACTCATTTTGGTGCTCAAACAAACACTAGACAGATTAGAGATTTGAtcagattgcccccccccccccaccgtttAGCCTTTAGCATGTCTGATAGCGATATGTTTTCTTGTTAGCCTGTTAACTTGTGCGCTAGCAATAAATTCCACGTTTTCCCCATTTTCTGTTCACTTGGCTTTCGCAGCAATCGCTCGTGCTTCTTCCCGCTTCCATTCTTGTTAGCATGAAGCACATAGTTTAGGTAGGCTGTTAGCTTAGCTGTTAGCAGTACATAACAATTTTCCTAGCATTTTAGTTACTTATGCGACACAATTTGCATATCACTCAACCGGTGCTGCTTCTTTGCTACATTCTTGTTAGCCATTAGCATGTATGACAGCAACACCATGTCTTGTTAGCTTAGCTGTCTTACCACTCattgtgccattttgtttttatgggtCACTAGACCtccctttttacatttttgtgacaaatgagAGGAGGGCGCCATTGACACCATTTACATAACCGTCGTGTGGTTTatttttgtgcccccccccccccaaaaaaagttgctGGAAGTTGAGGATGCTGCGTTCGAGATGCTAAAAGCCACCAGTGATAGCGAGGGTAATTTCCTAGCTCTTGAATCCATCACTTCCTGTTGTTGCATATTAAATGACCAaaatcccccctttttttttttaagcgataAAATTGAGTAGGTACCTCATGTATGGCGCTGCAGAGCCAGAGAGCCCGTCGAACAACATGCTTGATGGTGGAGAAGAGCAAGATTACAAGGAAGAGGAACACAGGGTGGTCACGATTGTCCACAAGGTGGCACAGCTCGCAGAGGGTGATGGTTCTTCCTGGGCTGAGGAAATCACGCCGAGCTTTGGCCACACCTTGCGCAATCGCTACAAGGGAAAGAAACCTCTCATTGGTCAGTTCGAGGCACTGTTTCTGTCGCATCATCACAGGCGACCATTTTGTAATGAGTAGTTTGGCAAAGCAAGCATTTTGAAAcccgttttctgttgtcttgattgaaacaaaacaataagaCCAAATTGTCTCTtaaatcatgtatttttttccaataatagaATTCCGTTATCTAAAATATAAGTGCCGCTGACCATTTTCATCCCCTTTGGCCTCTCAGGTCTTTTCAGGGTAACTGAGTGCGTTTGCGAGGAGGACGCtcgcacttactgcttcctgtgCCACTGCTGCCGGGCTCGGGTCGACACGCGGGCTTTCATCCACCACGTCAGCAGCTCGAGCCATGTGCACAGCTACCTGGTCAGCATTTATACATTGAGCGAGGGCGTGTGGGAGAGAGAATGTGAAATTGGAATTTCAACCTGCAACTCTTGTGTTAGATGGAAACGCGGCGCGAGCTGGTGGAGGCGGCGGGACCAAACACCCGCAACCACAGTCAGCTGATGAACTCGCTGGCTAAGAAGGTTGAGCGCGAGGACGGACGAGGAGACATGGAAGTGAGACGTGTGCACTTTTTAAACTTTCATCTTTTGCTGCTTCAATTGACGGTTATGTTGAAAACATGTTGTGTTTCTAGGTGGTCAAAGCACCCCAATTCCTCTGTGGACAACTTGCTAGCAAAAGTTACAAGTGGTGTAAGTACCTTCTGGGGCAAGAACGAACAGAGCAAAAAAGCAGCTGCCAACACTAAgtcgaaaaaaacaacttgtgaACATGGCACATCTTTGCAAATTCGACCGTTGCAAGCTACTTGTGACTGATCAAAGTGTTTGACACATGAAATCTACtcccaaaagagagaaaagatgaCGGAGATTATTTACATTTAGAAGTAGAAGCGATGACGTAAGCTCCACGCATGGCACGCGCACActactaccgtattggcccgaatataagacggattatgattatgattataagacgaccccctctttttcaaaactcaagtttgaaaaaagactttttgaacaccaaatttttatatagaaaataattacagtacatctgaaacaaatgattctaatatatttgagagaaaaagcacgtTATTTTACCTAATTCAAATcccaatatctgaacatttaaatacgtaaactaaagtgcaatcacattcgtaaatgaatggcttatggtttttgaaatgtaaattacattcgAACCTCtcttcagctgccggttaacctttGACCCACTTCtctccagattgttgctacgTTTCTCATTTTCTGCTAtcttttctattattttcttctcttttctttcttaccgctttttttatttttcttcttcgtgacgggttcactttggcctgggggagtcaagttcagcattcgcttcaatgatttctggcaccatctagcgtcgtgaatgggtataacgtctagaccccgaatataagatgacccccactttttcagtcttatttcagtgccaaaaaacaccatcttatattcgggccaatatggtgaATGCTACAATTACAAATTGTTCCACTGGTGACTCTGTAAATGATTTATGCCattaaaagcacattttcattattgttgtttgtattttagaCAATAGGACTGTTCAGATGTTTTCGGTACCACTAAAGCAGAAATTATTTGCATCACAGTTGTACACAAAACACCAGTATACCTTTTCCCTAAAAATCAGGTTTGGTGTTTTTCACCTTTTATTTCACCATCTTTTCTGTTGTTACTTTTAAGGCATCGGCAGGCTTTGGAAGAGCAGCCACCCAACTGtccacaaaaggaaaaaaaccaaGAAGCCCACCTTTTACCACTATTATCCCAGTGGTAAGTCTTCAATGCGTgtggtttttgtgtgtttgtttgtttgtttatttattttcatcttttcatcGCAGCAGAAGGCCCCAGAGTCAAAAAACAGGACGGCGGTGTCCCAGGCAAAAGTCGGGTGGTGTTCAATGTAAGCCTTCCACTCACTGAAGGTTCGATGCTGCTGAAGAGGACACCCTTCAGCCAAGAGAGTC
It includes:
- the si:ch211-199g17.2 gene encoding uncharacterized protein si:ch211-199g17.2 isoform X2, whose product is MKSPFVSRSLKSPRGFRLPWKRNSFFTFFTLLGGGSWTQTKGSLFRRPLLAAGQALSPDLNSTQHGTQRSMSSELFDSLKVYLNNSQRLQPIIGLRSITECVKAGLRGGGEAVYLCEVCTSRLSKCDIRNHIMGSLHRYNYTKFWYPNLLSNVKESGNDMSLLARPLMDIARVLEDKEGPGDIKLLEVEDAAFEMLKATSDSEAIKLSRYLMYGAAEPESPSNNMLDGGEEQDYKEEEHRVVTIVHKVAQLAEGDGSSWAEEITPSFGHTLRNRYKGKKPLIGLFRVTECVCEEDARTYCFLCHCCRARVDTRAFIHHVSSSSHVHSYLMETRRELVEAAGPNTRNHSQLMNSLAKKVEREDGRGDMEVVKAPQFLCGQLASKSYKWCIGRLWKSSHPTVHKRKKTKKPTFYHYYPSEGPRVKKQDGGVPGKSRVVFNVSLPLTEGSMLLKRTPFSQESPPFDPLDSDFYSEPTNPSEEDLSVVHYFHPARNHQGEHPIPASLHKWQTEVPVAREWFSSASAEWCDWSPTPVEKHKNTHQARPPTVATDMAGCYVPQTVFQTDAVMQTQSWRSPYRGGPGGFPEYLDYGAPPELHLPSLFHPASVPSHCSGPAWSKLTVQK
- the si:ch211-199g17.2 gene encoding uncharacterized protein si:ch211-199g17.2 isoform X1, whose translation is MKSPFVSRSLKSPRGFRLPWKRNSFFTFFTLLGGGSWTQTKGSLFRRPLLAAGQALSPDLNSTQHGTQRSMSSELFDSLKVYLNNSQRLQPIIGLRSITECVKAGLRGGGEAVYLCEVCTSRLSKCDIRNHIMGSLHRYNYTKFWYPNLLSNVKESGNDMSLLARPLMDIARVLEDKEGPGDIKLLEVEDAAFEMLKATSDSEAIKLSRYLMYGAAEPESPSNNMLDGGEEQDYKEEEHRVVTIVHKVAQLAEGDGSSWAEEITPSFGHTLRNRYKGKKPLIGLFRVTECVCEEDARTYCFLCHCCRARVDTRAFIHHVSSSSHVHSYLMETRRELVEAAGPNTRNHSQLMNSLAKKVEREDGRGDMEVVKAPQFLCGQLASKSYKWCIGRLWKSSHPTVHKRKKTKKPTFYHYYPSAEGPRVKKQDGGVPGKSRVVFNVSLPLTEGSMLLKRTPFSQESPPFDPLDSDFYSEPTNPSEEDLSVVHYFHPARNHQGEHPIPASLHKWQTEVPVAREWFSSASAEWCDWSPTPVEKHKNTHQARPPTVATDMAGCYVPQTVFQTDAVMQTQSWRSPYRGGPGGFPEYLDYGAPPELHLPSLFHPASVPSHCSGPAWSKLTVQK